From Ictidomys tridecemlineatus isolate mIctTri1 chromosome 2, mIctTri1.hap1, whole genome shotgun sequence, the proteins below share one genomic window:
- the Pp2d1 gene encoding protein phosphatase 2C-like domain-containing protein 1: ICRTKFFVFLNYLLGNVQAVLCRNGKGFCLTKEHTTRNIKERRRVLQTGAVISSNEPYGLLEGQIKTTRGLGFHGNLKLKKSIISAPQTISIPMDDLCQFLILATNGLWEVLDKKEVTAMVITMFHMYKETYTSITQLEALPSTGPPLLPNSDKSNNEFESDIHILFQCESESEEYVSTTNSKNSSDYSFDDPKNEELSSPTTSHENEIESADDEQTSIKKLGTKNFYEGAAEYISHKLVNAALEAGSRDNITVMVIFLSGSEYHLLP; the protein is encoded by the coding sequence ATCTGTAGGacaaaattttttgtatttttaaattatcttttaggTAATGTACAAGCAGTCTTATGCAGAAATGGGAAAGGTTTTTGCCTAACCAAAGAACATACTACTcgaaacatcaaagaaagaagaagagtaCTTCAGACTGGAGCAGTAATCAGTTCAAACGAACCGTATGGGCTCCTAGAAgggcaaataaaaaccacaagagGACTTGGATTTCATGGAAATCTCAAACTGAAAAAATCCATTATCTCAGCACCTCAAACTATTTCTATTCCTATGGATGACTTATGTCAATTCCTTATCTTAGCTACTAATGGACTCTGGGAAGTTTTGGATAAAAAGGAAGTCACTGCAATGGTAATAACAATGTTTCATATGTATAAAGAAACATACACCTCAATCACACAGTTAGAAGCTCTACCATCTACAGGGCCTCCGCTTCTTCCAAACAGTGACAAAAGTAATAATGAATTCGAAAGTGATATCCACATATTGTTTCAgtgtgaatctgaatctgaagAATATGTGTCAACCACAAATTCAAAAAACTCGTCTGACTATAGTTTTGATGACCCgaaaaatgaagaattatctTCACCAACAACTAGTCATGAGAATGAAATTGAAAGTGCAGATGATGAGCAAACAAGTATAAAAAAATTAGGCACTAAAAATTTCTATGAAGGTGCAGCTGAGTATATTAGCCATAAACTTGTAAATGCTGCTTTAGAGGCTGGATCCAGAGACAACATTACAGTTATGGTAATATTTCTCAGTGGAAGTGAATATCACTTGCTGCCATAA